The Calypte anna isolate BGI_N300 chromosome 1, bCalAnn1_v1.p, whole genome shotgun sequence region GTGAAACTAGAAAACTAATATATTTTGGTAATAATTTAAATAACCATGATTAAaaactaaatatattttctaggCTGCTGCCATCACATCAGGTGTCTTGGATATTCTTGGAAAGCCTGGCCATTTCACACTCTTTGCTCCAACTAatgaagcttttgaaaaactCCCACGGGGGGTCTTAGAAAGGATCATGTCTGACAAGGTGGCTTCTGAAGgtatgaaatttattttttggaaATGAGAGGGAAAAGGTAGAAATGACATTACCTTAGTAGCACTGAAATCAAGTACCTTTATTTTCATACATATATAGGAGGaattatttcttctgtctctgaTTTTTCCAGTTACCTAAGCATTCAAGTTAATTGAAAACTtaatttccaaaacattttaaaggaaaatatgaaaatatggGCACATTAATATTTCTTATAGTTCAGCTGCATAGTTGCAAAGAGATTCCTGCATCTAGGAATTCAAGGATATCTGTACGTGGATTCTTATCATTACTTTCTTAGGAAGAGTTTTTTCATACAAAAAGGTCATATTCCTGTGACAGAAAAATTCTGCCCTGCAAGCTGAGCtgaatttataatatatattctgACAAGGTGTAACAGTCAACTAACTTATTCTTCTAAGAACTACAATGAAACTAAATAACTGAATCAGTCTGTTATGTGAAGAGTAATATAAcgaaaattaaaaaataatgtagatGTGATAATTTATCCTCACCTGTGTGTGAATTTTACATATAGATATGTAATATATGTCCAAACTACATATGAACttcctgcatttttctctgcagctcttgTGAAGTTCCATATTTTAAATACCCTCCAGTGCTCTGAAGCCATCACAGGTGGAGCGGTCTATGAAACTTTGGAAGGAAACACAGTTGAAGTTGGTTGTGATGGTGAAAGTCTGACTGTGAATGGAGTGAAGATGGTGAAACGCAAAGATATTGTGACAAGCAATGGTGTTATCCACCTCATTGATCGAGTGCTGATCCCTGATTCTGGTCAGTGATTTATATGAAAAACTTCTTACACTTACGATTTTTTCTACAATAATACCTAGATCCCCTCAGACTTATTGTTGTGTATAAGCATGAAAAATCCAAACAGGAAAAGGAGTAAATTGAGTTGAAAATAACTTGTCTTATTCTATTTGCAGCCAAGGAAGTCATTGAACTTGGGGGTGACCAGCAGGCTACTTTTAAAGACCTGGTGGTACAGCTAGGACTGGCATCTTCTCTAAGACCAGAAGGCCAATACACTCTCCTGGCACCTCTGAATGGTGCTTTCTCAGGTCAGTGGTCTTAAAAGATTATGCTCTGAATGTCAACATGAATGAGAATATATGCAGAACCAACAGTTTTCCAAATAAGCCCCAGTACTTGTTTTGAGCTCTAAGAGAGACAAAGAGAGAGTTCATAATTTCAAAACACATATCATACAAAAAGACAACACAAGCCTAATCACCAGGCTGCACagcttgttttttaattgtatcATTTGTGAATGGAAATCATATAACTAAAATAATCCATGAAAAAAGAGAGATGATGGtaaatcttagaatcataggAAAAGTAAAGGTGAGATATTAATGAACTGCCAGGTCCCATAGACCTTACATTACTTGCATTAGATTCACAAcatctttattcttttaaaaaatatataagaaGGTTGGTATTTTCCAGTATGTTGAAGAGAGAGAAACCAATACACTTGCACTATACAAGAGGTGTTTGCATATCTGCAGAAGTGACCACATGGTCATCCTTCCCTTCTCACAAGAATTCAAGTTTTCACTCACTCACAGAAGCGAATTTGGAAAGGTTTTAAGGTGcacatgcagaaaagaaaagttGCAATAAGATCTTCAACAGTAATTCAGAAGATGGAGCAGTCCCATCTATGAATCTGGCATATTATTTATATCAATTAATCAGGGTTATGTTAAAAGTTTGAATTTAAGAAATGGCAATTTTCAAAAACACCTTGATAAATAATTCCTGAGTACACAGATCTATCCAAGACttaattcaaatatttcacagaaaatttaaGTATTTCCATGGTCTTTTAATATAATGTCCACAGTTAACCTTATTTGAACAAAAAGTCACTATATAAATCACTATAAATGGCTTTCTAGATGACACCTTAAGGATGGACCAACGCCTTCTAAAAACAATCCTGCAGAATCATATTATAAAAGTGAAAGTTGGGCTTAATGAACTGTATAATGGACAAGAGCTGGAGACAATTGGAGGAAAGCTTCTTAGAGTCTTTGTGTATCGCACAGTAAGTGAATGGGGCTTTCAAACAATACATATCCCAGCTGGGAAACTGAAaagtcaccaaaaaaaaaaaaaaaaaaaaaaaaaaaaaaaaaaaaaaaaaaagaaaaaaattgaatgaaaCCTCCAACATTTACCATTACAACTCTATAGCAAAAATCTTTACACCTTTaagcttgaaaaacaaataGTGTAAATCTAATTTATACTGAAGGGAAATTTGTTTgcatagaaatatttctttgggAAAAGGAAACAGGATTCCAAATTTGACACTGCATGAGATACAAAGCTTTAAAGCTAGTTTctaaactaaataaaaacattcctaaaagaaaccaaaaaatccagtttgtaaatattttgattatattaatttaCTCCAAATTTtgctactttttctttctcaatgAATACCACATTTCTTGGCAAGAACACAAAATTTGACTGAAAGAAATACATATGaggattgttttaaaaattgggTCGCTGCTGGGAAGTATGAATCTATTTCATTTTATCAAATATGTTTAAATGGGTATCACTGTGTGATTTGTTACTGTTGTTTCTCCTTTAATCAGGCTGTATGCGTTGAAAATTCATGCATGGTCAGAGGAAGTAAAGAAGGAAGGAATGGTTTTATTCATGTCTTCAGACAGATCATTAATCCAGCAGAAAAGACATTGCATGAAATGCTGAGAAATGATAAGCGTTTTAGGTGAGTAGAAGTTTTGACAGCACTGggattttttcctgcagagtgCAACTGCAGATACAGCACAGCTggtctgaaaaataattatggaaTGCAGGTTATTGGATTTAGGGGggtgaaggaaggagaggagagagagggttATTCCCTTCTGAAAActaaccaaaacaaaccaaaaacaaagcaaaggaaaaaaaaaaaagccaaaaccaaaacaaacaagaagacaaagaaaaaaaaggagggggaaagaaaaaaggaaaagtattcTCTTTTGAATGTATGCTAAAATTCTTATTTACAGCACATAGAAGTCTGTAAGACACTAGAATGAAGGGGGTAAGAGGACAAAGGGGAGTGGATGATATATCCAGAGCTATGAAAGCAGTGGAGTCCAGAAGTTTAATCAAGAAGTGATATAATTCCACAGGGGTGTAGCATGATTGCATATCCTTCCAGAGTGTATTTCTGTCCCCTTCCTGAAAGGATCTAAATACTCTTAGAGAGCAACTACCTTTGGCATCTTCCCTTCATCTctttgaaatatgttttcattCAATTAATTCTGCTCTGATCTAGGCTGCTACTACGTTTTTTCTCAAATCATTTTTCATCAGTTTGCTAGTcttaaaatgtctctttttctccctgtttttcctcctctaCTGTCTTTATATCTGGGAAATAGTGAGAGTGTTTGAAGATCGCTGcactatcagaaaaaaatgagggaaCTAAGTGCCTGGACCCAAGCAGAGTTACTACACTTCAACagaatttatttgtgttttatcTCTTTGTTGTAAACAGCGTTTTCCTCAGCCTGGTGAAAGCTGCAGATTTAGATGATGTTCTGTCACGGCCTGGGCAATGGACTCTGTTTGTTCCAACTAACGAAGCCTTTAAAGGTTTAACTGATGATGATAAAGATATATTGATAAGTAAGTACCATAAGAAAACTAGAAATATAAGAATCATAAGaattcaagggttggacttgatgatctctgaggtcacttccaacccagccgattcttATGATTCTTATGATTCTTAAAGGTTTAACTGATGATGATAAAGATACATTGATAAGTAAGTACCATAAGAAAACTAGAAATACTAGCAAAGGGAAAACCAATTGGAAAGGTGGCCATTGTGTTTATCCCACAAAAGATTTCTAATAAAACAGTTTATCTTCTGGATAGAGCAGGTGATAAGACTTCCCTAAACTGCCTCTTTCTTGAGTGATAGGGAataatttttgttaaaaaagcaTCCAACCTGTAGTTAATTTTCAATTCTTGATATGTTATTCTGAGGTAAAATTACCTTGAAAGTTAAAATCTGCATTCATTTCATTATCTTCAAATTTTTATCATTCATCCTAGAGATTTTTAATACTGATAAGTCACCTATatcacatttcttttcaagttgTGACTATCGCATTCGAAGATGTGTAGTACTGACTTTTCACTGCCTCCACTTAGTAACCTCTGATATTACCTCTCTACAGCTTTATTGTTGAATATATGTTTCCAAATGCAAATTTACTTAGATTCTTTCCATCATACACTTTGAAACTTTATTATACAGATTTTCCACAAgatttaaaagttgttttttttaatatcatgcTTAATTTCAAtatgagaaaaagcagagtgaaTACATCTTCCTACAGGATTTCCCACTAGATTAGCCACAgcattataaatatttgtattttatttgagaGTATTTGAGAGTGAATCTAGCACGTGCACAAGTGTGGGATGAGTTGTTGCCTTGTATCTCACATCCAGAAGGTCAGTCACATTTTCCATTCATGCACTTCTCAGATCAAAGTTCAAAGACATGAAGCCAAATCCCATGAATCCTCAATGACTTCAAAGAATCCCTCTCAGAGCATTGATAAGAAGCAACTGCATCTCTATTCAGCCTAAAAATCATTAGAGGCACTGCAAATTTGAATTCTCTCTTCAGCCCTTTAAAGTTATAGTGGTCCAAACTACCTCCTAGTGTGGTGTATCTCTAGTGACTAACAATAAATTAACAGATTAAGCTATCTAATGTTAATTAGATATGAATTATTAAATGAAATGAAGCTTGTTTCAAGGCTCTAAACTGAAGTAACCGGATAGATTTCATATAGTTATTTTATTAACTAAGATTGTATTTATCAGGCctattatttttgtcttcaatCACAATGACTTTCTCCATACCATTTTTAGAATATTTCTGTAACTGATTACAAACATACTTGCCCTTCAATTTTCCAAAGAGCTTTATGTACTTATGTACCAGGTTTTCCTATCATTGTGACTCAGTTTCAGCTTGCCCTCCTTGATAGAGGAGTATTTAATTTAGCCACACTACTTTTTGCAGCATAATATTCAGATTAttgatgtttgtttgtttgctttggggtggtggtggttgctgtgttgtttgggatttttttgtttggttggttttgtttggttttttattactttctgaAATTCTATCTTGGTTTTCTGTGAAGATATTATattgttttcttcataaaaattaaaccCTAAAgtatgatttttgttttaagggataaaaaaataccttgttttTCTATAGGAAAGACACAAACCAATGGTTATTATATATTAACCCCTGTTGCATAGAAAAAAAGGCAATCTGATAGTTTATGAAAACAGCTTTAGAATGAGCATGTTTAAGCTGTGTATATAACAATGCTCCCTATGAATGGTGCAGGCACAAAATCTCAGTGCTAATTAATTGCATTGCAGTAATAAAGCAAATTGCATTAATATCAGTGATCTaaacaaaaaggacaaaaaggaaaatgttcactgaaaaaagcaccaggaaaaaaatcctaactgGCCAGTATTTCTATTGATCATGTTCTGAGTGCCTTTTTGTCATAtggctgttttttcctctttatcataattttaaaatattcaaattatAAATGTTTGTGGTATTTTCATTCATAATGTGCCTAATTCTGGCTCAGCTGTATGTGAATCCTTAGAATTTCCAGAAAGAACCATCCGTTACCATTTAACTTTTActcttacttttctttttaaataggaGACAAAAATGCTCTCAGAAACATTCTCCTTTACCACTTGACGCAAGGAGTTTCCATTGGGAGTGGCTTTGAGCCTGGTGTGACAAACATTCTTAAAACTATTCAAGGAGGGAAACTCTACTTGAAAACAGTTAAGTGTTGAAAAAGAGGTCTTGTAACAGGGACTGGACATGCTATGTCTATCCACATTACAGAATGGGGTGCATTTCTCTGAACATTGTATTTAGgaggttgggtttggtttttaatgtcCCTGATAACTCATCTTCTCTTTCCATCTTCTACCAGGTGAATGATACTCTTCTGGTTAATGAACTGAAATCAAGAGAATCTGATATTATGGCAACTAATGGTGTCATTCATGTTATTGATAAACTCCTGTATCCAGCAGGTAAGAATTAGTTAATGGAATTCATACACCTTCTTCTGAATCTCTTTACATGTTAGGTAGGTGCaatagaggaaaaaagttaATTCCCTTAAAGACACAATTCCTGTGTggaataagaaacaaaaaatttaacTCACTACTCATTTTATGGAAGACCCATGCTTCAAAACATGGCAACTATTTGACATTTTGACTCAAGTAGAAGACAATATGCCATAGACATCTTTACCACTGGTATGAAAAAAAGCATAAGTCCATGTACACACTTGTGTGAGTCTTTGAGAGTGATCTCATCTCCTGCTCCccaaaaatgaaagtaaaatgaATACAGATGTATGTTTTTTCTTACATGCCTGTTTCTTTTGTTAGATCTACCTGTTGGAAATGATCAGTTGCTCACAATCCTGAAGAAGCTGATTAAGTACATTCAAATTAAGGTACGCATTAAATAATggtttcttcatctttttttggCAGGATATGAGAAACAATGTATGTTATAGCTCataaatagaatcacagaatatctgggttggaagagaccttaaagatcacttagttccaacctcactgccatgggcagggacaccttccactgaaccaggttgctcaaagccccatcaaaGCTtcatgaacacttccagggagggggcagccaaaACTTCCTtggaaaacctgttccagtgtcaaGTTATTCTCTGgtccttctgtttcttcatCAAGCAACACCTTCAGTAGCTTCCAGTTACCCAAATATAATCATAAATAATACACTGTGCTCAAGAGTTAGAATATATGCTTTTTAACACcaaataattatataatatttGCATTTGGATACCTTCAATATGAACAGGTACAATTTGGCTCTTTGGTTCTGCTACACTTTATCACTCCAGCAAAACAAATCACTTCTAAATGCTTGAGTCAATCCctctttgaaagaaatattgGGTAAATTGCTATGTCATTTAACCTACCAGCCCCAAATAGCCTGTGAAGAAAACCAGGTACTCTTATCTGTCTTGAATGTCTTCTTGAGACTGGATTATACCTCAACAGCTTCTAAGAAGACCTAGGCAAATAGTATAGCCTAACTATACTCATCAGGAAATGCCTACCCAAACTCATCAGGAAATGCCCCtgcaagtgttttcttttaaattttaacatcaattttctgtatttctagtTTGTTCGTGACAGTACCTTCAAAGAGATTCCATTGACATTTTACAGTAAgttcattttaaatatttccagacgggtttgaaattgtttttcaaatgttGCCAGTTCCATTCTTGAAtatagatattttattttatttttttaaaaaggagcagTTTCTGGGAAAGTAAGGTGTGCCAAAGAAGCACAGGAAGAGAAAGACTAATAGTAGAATGTTTCTGGCTGTTGTGCTACTGTATGtagtttttccctttccagagATGTGACTGGGAAGTAACCCGAATTAAACTGTTTAAAATCTCTGGAGTACACAAGaaacataaggaaaatattatttttcagtttttggtgAAGGTTCAGTGTTTGATACATTGCATTGTTATACTGTCTGACTACACAAGATGTAGCATTGACCAAACTCTGCATccagatgctttctttttcataaatgCTTCCAGAAGGATAAAATGTACTCATTCCATCCATTTTCCACACATGGAAATATGTGGCTTATAGTGGAGGCAGTTGTTCTGACCATTTTCTCTTGTAAGaagtaaatgtgaaaaaaacaggaaactTTTTGCTCTGTTGCATCCTTCCTCAGGGTTCATGGTTAGGTCTTGCAAAATGTCAGAAGACAAAGAATCCTATGAAGCTTTGGTGTGAGAGAGAATATGGATTTAGGcagtttattaaatttttatagGATTCTACCCACACTTCTCAGCAGAAACAGACTGTCTCATTAGGCTTTTGAAAATTGAAAATGGACACGCTGAAGTTAAAAGACTCTtggaacaaaaaataatctatcTTTATGGCAAGTTGAACAGGAGTCAACAATGTAGCCTGGCAGCCAAAGGGCCTGGTTTGAAGTGTATGAGGCACAACAGAGCCAGGCAGTCAAGGCAGGGAATTGTTCCACTTAACACTTCCCTGGTGTGGTGCTACCTCAAGTACTGTTACAGGGTTTTGGATGCCTTAATACAAGGACTATCAGACTActtgagtgtgtccagaggagtGTGACCATGTGGTGAAAGATTTCAAGGGCCCAACTTAAGAAAACAGCTGAGGTCACTTAATTTGTTCAGCttagagaaggctgagaggtgACCTGACATAGTAGCATGTCAGAGAATTCCATCTGCAGATCACTTGTGCACACTGCCACATAGTAGCTAGAGCTGAAATCTGTACTCTAGATCTTTTTAAGTTACTTGTCCATCCACTAAAATATGTGATCTTATCCACAACTTTATGTCCAGGCCAAAACAACCTGATCATTACCCTAAAGAAACTATAAGAATGGAATGTGCTTTATATTCCATTTTCTATACTTTCAGAAATTAACATAATTGAAAGCAACGTCCAGCCCATCATCAGAAAGGAAGGTAAATGAGACCTTTAGTATATATACTTCTGTATATGTTCATATGCatatacagaatatatattgtatatatttcTTTGATAGGACACATTTTGTACATAACTCCAGGACATTAAGCACTTTGCTGGAAGAGCAAAGATACAAATATTGTAATTAGAACtggctgaaatattttgtatttaacaTTTCTGATAGTTGTACTCctaaaatggattttcttttttctacaggcatttaaaaatgttttaaatattttttcaaacaatCTCTCTCAAGTGCCCCAAGCATTGccatattttaaatgaaaaaagaatctgtttcattcaaaacaattatttttgcaaaaataagtaatttgttACTTATAACTTGAACGGGGGAAAAATCAgtttagttttctttatttttcaatcaGTTCTAAATACCAATATCTGTCAGATGCCTGGAATGGATATTTAGccaaactttctttttcttgagaCAAAATCATGACTTAAAGATCAGTGGTGGGACTGAAGAGAGCAAAATGTGGGGCTGGGACTGTCAATATCACTTGTGATTCATGACTAAAATGTTC contains the following coding sequences:
- the POSTN gene encoding periostin — encoded protein: MKIFFLFTFSTFLWSAFEQAAASAHYDKILTHSRIRARDQGPNVCALQQVMGTKKKYFSTCRNWYQGAICGKKATVLYECCPGYMKMDGTRGCPAVAPIDHVYGTLGIVGATSTQQYSDISKLRAEIEGRGSFTFFAPSNEAWEQLDSEIHRNLVDNVNIELYNALHHHMVNKRMLTKDLKNGMTLVSMYNGQKLLINHYPNGVVTVNCARIIHGNQIATNGVVHVIDRVLNAVGNTIQDFIEVEDDLSSLRAAAITSGVLDILGKPGHFTLFAPTNEAFEKLPRGVLERIMSDKVASEALVKFHILNTLQCSEAITGGAVYETLEGNTVEVGCDGESLTVNGVKMVKRKDIVTSNGVIHLIDRVLIPDSAKEVIELGGDQQATFKDLVVQLGLASSLRPEGQYTLLAPLNGAFSDDTLRMDQRLLKTILQNHIIKVKVGLNELYNGQELETIGGKLLRVFVYRTAVCVENSCMVRGSKEGRNGFIHVFRQIINPAEKTLHEMLRNDKRFSVFLSLVKAADLDDVLSRPGQWTLFVPTNEAFKGLTDDDKDILIRDKNALRNILLYHLTQGVSIGSGFEPGVTNILKTIQGGKLYLKTVNDTLLVNELKSRESDIMATNGVIHVIDKLLYPADLPVGNDQLLTILKKLIKYIQIKFVRDSTFKEIPLTFYKINIIESNVQPIIRKEDPSITQLTKLIEGEPEFKIVREGETVTKVIHGEPVIKTYTKIIDGRPVEVTEKKVTEERIIQGPEIKYTRITAGGSDNEEKLKKILEEEVTKVTKFIEGDGDLLEDEEIKRLLQGAGTEYTKVTKIIEGEPQIIEREIKKVHLEEAPVRKAQPGRRTQGGAGRRRTRLAYP